The Sabethes cyaneus chromosome 3, idSabCyanKW18_F2, whole genome shotgun sequence DNA window CTTGTACGAGGGGCTAGCAAATACCATAACATCCTCCCTACTCTAAGAAAAAGCTATTTGAACTCAACTTGATAATCATTAAATTTAACTGGTAAACGTGACGCTCTTTTTGGTCTGCATTCCCGTTGTTCAGAAACAGGTTTTGGCGATTGACATCCAGATGGCGCAGTAGCAGATACATTCGGAGCAAGATTCGGAATATTTGGCAACCTTGGTGACTGACACGGCAGATAATCCATCGAAGCAGGCGACGAGTGCAAAACATCCATTTGAAAGTCCGGCGATAAGTCCAAATTGTTGTTTACACAGGAAGAATCACTACGGTTTAGATTTTCTCCCGGTTGTACAAAAAAACTTTTCTTCGGCGAAGAACGGTCGGGCGACGTATCAGGTTCCTTACGCGGCTTAAGGTGTTTCAGGCTTCGGCGATAGTTTGCTCCATCTACTTGTACCACATAAGATCGATCGTTTAGGCAAGATGTAATTTTCCCCGGAGTCCACAGCTTTGATGTCTCAGGATTGAGTTGAACAAAAACTGGTGAGCCAGTTTGTAGAATAGGTAGGTTTCGTGTTTTCTTATCGTAGTGCAGTTTAGTTTTCCTTCTGTTGTTCTCGATTGAAGCGGGTACATTTTCAACAACTTTCGGGAGTAATTTAGCTGCTGAAGTAGGAATTCCACAGCGTGTAGATCGGGAAAACAGACGTGCCACTGGACTTGAGCCGACGTTGTTAGGAATATTTCGCCAGTGCAAAAGTGCAAACCAGAAATCCGTGTTTGTGTCTGCTGCCTTTTTCAGCAAACGTTTTGCGATCTTTACTGCTGCCTCGGACTTACCATTTGCTTGCTGGTGGTGTGGTGCTGACGTGATGTGTTCTATGTCCCATTCAGCTGTAAAACTTGCCATTTTCTGGTTTATAAAATTCGTAGCATTGTCAGTAAGAATTCGTTGTGGTTTACCGTGACGGGCAAAATTTTTTCTGCAGGCAGCGATGACTGATTCAGGTGTTAGATCTTTTAAAATGTCAACTTCGAAGAAGTCGGAGTAATGGTCGACTGTTACCAAGAATTTCTGATTTTTTCCTTGATATTCACAGAAAAAGACGTCCATTGAAACAAGTTGGAATGGATAGACCGGTATTCCATGGCTCAACATTGGAGGATTAGGCTGTGATGCAGCATACTTAGCACACACGTTGCATTGTTTGACCCAATCTTTGATCTGGCTGCTCATTCCTGGCCAAAAGAGATTTGCTCTGGCCAACTTCAACGTTGCTTCAGTTCCGTTGTGACTAGTATGACATTTTTCGATTAGTTTTCTTCGTATCTTGTAGGGAACAACTATACGATCGTCTCGAAAAACTATGCCGTCCTGAGTAGACAATTCGCTGCGAcagttaaaataaattttagttGCATCAGGAAGATGAACCATGGACTTGGGCCATCCTCGTCGCACAAACTCTGCAACCATTTGTAGAGTATAGTCTTGTTccgtttctttttttatttcagctaGACAACTATCGGAGACATTCAAGAAACGTGAAAGTTGTATGTCCTCAACATCGTGAAACACTTTGTATATATTAAGCTTTTTGAAGTCCTTTTTCAGTTCTTTGTCGTCGAACGGCGCTCGAGACAACGTATCGGCCACAACATTGTCCTTGCccgtaacaaatttaatttccaAATTATAACGTTGCAAGTTGAGCAACATATGTTGAAGTCGTCTTGGTGCTGATAATAATGGTTTGCGAAATACGTTGATTAGAGGTTTATGGTCGGTTTTAATAGTTACCTTCGGATTTCCCACTACGAGTTGATCGAAGCGAACACAGGCAAATAAGATTGCGAGCAGCTCCTTTTCAATTTGTGCATAGTTACGTTCAGTAGGTGTGAGTGTCCTCGAAGCGTATCCAATCACACCTTCATTTTGATATACCGCAACTCCAAGTCCAAAGCAACTAGCGTCGCATTCGATAACCAGTGGGGCTTTTGGATTGTAGTACCGCAACGTTTTAACATCTGACACAAGGCGTTTAACGCATTCAAATTCGTCGTCTTCTGCTTTCCCCCAACTCCAGGTAACCGATTCCGATATCAGTTTACGAAGATTAGTCAAGTTAGCACTCAGGTTTGGAATGTACCTGCTCAGGTAATTCACCATACCGACGAAACGATGTACTTCTTTGCGATTCAGGGGAACGGGAAAATGTTGGATAGTGGAAATTTTTGATTCGTCTGGCTGTAGACCATTGTCTGTTAGTACGTGACCGTAGAACTTTACCGACGATTGGCAAAGCTTCAGTTTCGATTTGTTTAGTTTAACGTTTTGTTCCGCGAGACGTTGGAACAGTTTCTGTAAACACTTATTGTGATTTTCAAGAGCTTCCTTGAGAGTATCACCACTTCCAAATACCAGCAGGTCATCTGCTAGGCATTCGACACCACTTAAACCTTGAATTACTTCTTGAAGCTTCATCTGAAAAATCTCTGGAGCTGACGAAATACCGAATGGCAAGCGCGTCCAACGGTATCGTCCAAACGGTGTCCAAAATGTGGTGAGTTTACTACTGTTTTCGTCTAGCTCAACATGCCAAAAACCTTTTTTGGCATCCACGGTGGAGAATACTTTTGCTTTACCTAGTTCAGGGAGTATTTCATCTAGCGTATTAAACTGAAGGTTGGGTCTCTTCAACGCTTTGTTGAGAGGAATTGGATCAAGACAGATTCTGATGTTTTCTGATTCAGGTCCTGCCCGCTGAACGATAACTATGTTGCTTACCCATTCTGTGTGCATTTTTTCCTTGACAATTATCCCATCATTCTCCAATGACTCTAGCTCTTTCTGTAGCTTATCCCGCATGGCGATTGGCACACGGCGTGGAGACTGGATTGATGGAACAACGTTAGAGTCTACTTCAAGTGATACTGTTCCAGCAAATTTGCCGTAACCGCGGAAAAGTTCGCTATACTTCTCAACTACTTTCCGTGCTTCAATTCTGTAAACTTTAAATAATTCTTCTGATGACAGATTGGCATTGGCACTACCGAATACAACcgatttgcaaaattttacgaaGCCTAGCATTCGTGACGCTTTTGCTGAAAGCAGTGGACGATGATTTACATCTACGACTTGCAGAACTAATCGGAATCTACGACCCTTTCTGCGACAAGGGATTTTTACCTGACCCAGCACGTTAATTGGAGAACCTCCAAAACTTTGAAGACGAAGTGTAGACGGctgtattttcacattttcagatTCACTAAGTTTCTTCAACCAGTCCACACCAATCAAACTTGTGTTCGCACCGGTATCTACCTCACACTGAACCTTTTTCCatttctgggaaaattttaaatccaGTTCTGCTAAAACACTTCCTCCTTTGTTAGAATTGTCGCATATCTTCCCGATTTCGCATTCGGTGTCACTCTCGTTGGAAGATGTATCATTTTCACTAGACGCACTTTGCTCGAATTCATCTTTTACTTCATTTACCCTCTTCGTTCTGCGGTTTCTCGACGTGTTACTAGCCTTGCACACTCGCTCAAAGTGATTTTTACCCTTGCAGCGGTGGCATCGCTTTCCTAACGCAGGGCACGAACCTTTCGTAAAATCATGTTTGTCCCCACAAAACTTGCAGCGCTGAGCTTGCTTCCGTAGacgagttttctttttttcgattttatttacCTCCACATCTAATGTTTCGGTGAAGAGTTCTGGACAGCGAATGGATGTTATTTCTTCTGTGCGGCACGTGTCTATCGCCTTCAACAGCGTAACATCTTCAATGCCCAACAACTTTGCTCgcatttttttccatttattgGAAGTAACGACCTTATAGGTAATCAAATCAGTCTCCAGCTGTCCGAGTTGCGCTATTTTAGCAAGATTCTTTAATCGAGACACATAGTCGTCGATACACTCATTCGTATTCTGAACGGCAGAGAAAAAGTCAAGCCGATCGACTATAATATTCCGTTTAGTAACCACTTTTGAACGAATTGCCTCCAGTGCGGCTTCTGGGTTGGCCTTCTCTGCTTCCGTCAATTCGAAATTAAAGTACTTCTTACGCGCAGTTTCTCCaatcactgataataaaaaacTGACCTTTTGCGAATTTTCCTCGACTGGCCACCGGTCCATACCGATAGCTTTCGCGTAATCCTTCCAGCTTTTTTGAAAGAATTCAAAATTCTCACGCATGTCACCTTCTACAACTAGCGGCGATGGCTGCGGTACCTGGATACTGGATGCGCTCGGTCTTTGCACTGCTGATTGAGCCTGCGTCTGCACTTGTGCGGCAGTCTGCTTGCTTGAAGCTTGCATACCTTGGAGCAGCTGCGAAAACAAATTTGTCTGGTGCTCCAGAAACATTTTAAACTGGTTTGGATCCATTTTTATGAGGCACTCCAAACTACTTTTTCACTTCGAGTCGAAAAACAAAATGGCGTCTACAATTGCGCACTTAATGTTTTTTCAAAGTCACTACCGAAATTCCGTGTTTTCACAAGTTTGTTTCGCGATTTTCTTCAAATGACGCCGAAATCAACTTCTAGAAGCACACGCGAACTTCTGACACCATGTTTTAGATTTAGTAAAACGCGATCGAACGATTAAAACAGAGCTTTATTAAGATGGTCTATTCACATCAAAGTACTGATACAGAATACATGAATGTTCAAGAATAATCAGTTGCTATAAGATTGGTATAAAAATGGCTGACTTGTACGAGGGGCTAGCAAATACCATAAcagaactggatgaactttttgtattcatttgctcctatctgacagataaaattcatccagtgtcaacccggattgaataaacaaattcgacataagtatggagcttaagctgacagttcaatatttataagtactcaaataactgcggatgaaatactaactctacttttaaatacttagaattgaagctggtaatattttcggagcttggaccccaaaagctctacttaaatgatttcatgaatcgtggtgccccagcaattgaacattcgtgagtcgtataaaaagtttaattgaaatacttacttacttaagtgacttgccgtcctaagacaaagcctgttgtaaCGGACGCATCTAATTAAACGTTTATTAGATTATTTAATCAAATCccaaattcattttattttctgtaaCTAAAGAAGGTTTTGAAAAGTAGGTTCATAAATCGTGTATTTTCAGTACCTGCTTGTACGAATTGTAGAAAGATTAGAAGAAAGGATCAACAAAACAAACCATAATCCAAAACCAGGTATCTGAGCAAGACCCCTTTGGTGATTAGGCTGCATAGGTAGTTACAGTGTACCACGTGTATATGCACTTACCATGTTTATCAGGCAGGGTCCGAACGGTCCGAACACACTTTACCCCCGCCCCAGGTAGCGTCAAAGATAAGCCGGGAGAAAGTAACCTTTGTTTTGACTAGCGGAAGGAACAGGCAGAGTAAATAATTTCGTATTATTCATTAGGTAAAATTGTCTACGCCCTTTAACAATGAATgcacgaaaatggaaataccaACCAACCAGGTACAGTTCAGGGAATCAGTCGGTAAATAATTTCCCacttctctatctctttcaccacACCTGGATCAAATGATTTGAATTTGTATCGAAAGATAGGAAAAACCAAAGTTATCACTTTCACTCCAATTAGCCATAAGGATTTAGAATAATTGAATTTACCTAACTACGTATAAATAGATCAGCTTTACGAAAAAATAAACTAGTGCAAAATCAGACCAGCAGTAAAGCTTCTCATCCGAACGATCCTTTTGATTATTCTCCACAGCCAGCTCAATCACACTGCTCAATCATGAATCCAGTTCGCTCTCTATTGAAGGTAACAGCGCTCGGAGCAGCAACCTTTAGCATCACCTGCCTGTACAAGGGAAATGAAAGGttctacgaaaacattttcatgccgatcgttCGGCTCGCTCCGCCGGAAACTGCTCATCATCTGGCGGTGTTCGGCCTGAAGCTGGGATTGATTCGACCCGGATATCAAGATCCCGGCGTTCTGCGCACCCAGCTGATGAATATGGTTCTGCGCAATCCGGTCGGTATCGCTGCCGGGTTTGACAAACAGGGCGAAGCGGTCTGTGGACTGCATTTGCTTGGGTTCGGCTTTGTGGAGGTCGGATCGGTTACGCCCCAGCCGCAGCCGGGAAACCCGGGACCGCGAGTGTTTCGTCTGAAAGAGGATAAGGCGATTGTCAATAGGTATGTGTGGAGACTGAACGTGTTCTGTTACCATTATATTGTTTCATAtcaccaatttttttttttccagaTACGGATTTAATAGTGAGGGCCACAAAGTGGTTTACGAGCGGCTGAAAGAAGCTCGTCAAAAGTGTGGCGAAGATGTTGCTTTAGGAATTAATTTaggaaagaataaactttcaaAGGATGCGATCCGCGATTACGTGAAAGGAGTGAAACGATTTAGTGGCTTAGCTGATTATCTCGTTATCAATATAAGTAGCCCGAATACGCCCGGTTTGAGGACTATGCAAAACAAAAGTACGCTTTTCGTATTGTTGAGTGAAGTCCTGAAGGCACGGAGTTCCCTGCCGCTGGCAGAACAACGACCTATTATGGTGAAACTGGCACCGGACTTGTCCGACGAAGACATCCAGGAGATAGTCACAGTTGTATGCAGCAAAGCATGTGCCGTCGACGGGCTAATCGTATCGAATACAACCATCGAAAGGCCATCTAGTCTGAAGAGCATCAATGCCGGCCAGCTGGGCGGCTTGAGTGGGCAGCCATTGTTCCAAAGATCTACCCAACTGGTGGCCAAGGTGTACAAATGGACCGagggaaagattcccatcatcGGCGTTGGAGGGATTTTCAGCGGTCGCGATGCGTACAATAAAATTCTGGCCGGTGCCAGCGCGGTTCAACTATATACGGCGTTTATTTACCATGGACCACCGATTGTGATACGAGTCAAACAGGAACTTGAGGAGCTACTGAAAGCGGACGGGTAC harbors:
- the LOC128744244 gene encoding uncharacterized protein K02A2.6-like — its product is MDPNQFKMFLEHQTNLFSQLLQGMQASSKQTAAQVQTQAQSAVQRPSASSIQVPQPSPLVVEGDMRENFEFFQKSWKDYAKAIGMDRWPVEENSQKVSFLLSVIGETARKKYFNFELTEAEKANPEAALEAIRSKVVTKRNIIVDRLDFFSAVQNTNECIDDYVSRLKNLAKIAQLGQLETDLITYKVVTSNKWKKMRAKLLGIEDVTLLKAIDTCRTEEITSIRCPELFTETLDVEVNKIEKKKTRLRKQAQRCKFCGDKHDFTKGSCPALGKRCHRCKGKNHFERVCKASNTSRNRRTKRVNEVKDEFEQSASSENDTSSNESDTECEIGKICDNSNKGGSVLAELDLKFSQKWKKVQCEVDTGANTSLIGVDWLKKLSESENVKIQPSTLRLQSFGGSPINVLGQVKIPCRRKGRRFRLVLQVVDVNHRPLLSAKASRMLGFVKFCKSVVFGSANANLSSEELFKVYRIEARKVVEKYSELFRGYGKFAGTVSLEVDSNVVPSIQSPRRVPIAMRDKLQKELESLENDGIIVKEKMHTEWVSNIVIVQRAGPESENIRICLDPIPLNKALKRPNLQFNTLDEILPELGKAKVFSTVDAKKGFWHVELDENSSKLTTFWTPFGRYRWTRLPFGISSAPEIFQMKLQEVIQGLSGVECLADDLLVFGSGDTLKEALENHNKCLQKLFQRLAEQNVKLNKSKLKLCQSSVKFYGHVLTDNGLQPDESKISTIQHFPVPLNRKEVHRFVGMVNYLSRYIPNLSANLTNLRKLISESVTWSWGKAEDDEFECVKRLVSDVKTLRYYNPKAPLVIECDASCFGLGVAVYQNEGVIGYASRTLTPTERNYAQIEKELLAILFACVRFDQLVVGNPKVTIKTDHKPLINVFRKPLLSAPRRLQHMLLNLQRYNLEIKFVTGKDNVVADTLSRAPFDDKELKKDFKKLNIYKVFHDVEDIQLSRFLNVSDSCLAEIKKETEQDYTLQMVAEFVRRGWPKSMVHLPDATKIYFNCRSELSTQDGIVFRDDRIVVPYKIRRKLIEKCHTSHNGTEATLKLARANLFWPGMSSQIKDWVKQCNVCAKYAASQPNPPMLSHGIPVYPFQLVSMDVFFCEYQGKNQKFLVTVDHYSDFFEVDILKDLTPESVIAACRKNFARHGKPQRILTDNATNFINQKMASFTAEWDIEHITSAPHHQQANGKSEAAVKIAKRLLKKAADTNTDFWFALLHWRNIPNNVGSSPVARLFSRSTRCGIPTSAAKLLPKVVENVPASIENNRRKTKLHYDKKTRNLPILQTGSPVFVQLNPETSKLWTPGKITSCLNDRSYVVQVDGANYRRSLKHLKPRKEPDTSPDRSSPKKSFFVQPGENLNRSDSSCVNNNLDLSPDFQMDVLHSSPASMDYLPCQSPRLPNIPNLAPNVSATAPSGCQSPKPVSEQRECRPKRASRLPVKFNDYQVEFK
- the LOC128744247 gene encoding dihydroorotate dehydrogenase (quinone), mitochondrial-like, whose protein sequence is MEIPTNQPAQSHCSIMNPVRSLLKVTALGAATFSITCLYKGNERFYENIFMPIVRLAPPETAHHLAVFGLKLGLIRPGYQDPGVLRTQLMNMVLRNPVGIAAGFDKQGEAVCGLHLLGFGFVEVGSVTPQPQPGNPGPRVFRLKEDKAIVNRYGFNSEGHKVVYERLKEARQKCGEDVALGINLGKNKLSKDAIRDYVKGVKRFSGLADYLVINISSPNTPGLRTMQNKSTLFVLLSEVLKARSSLPLAEQRPIMVKLAPDLSDEDIQEIVTVVCSKACAVDGLIVSNTTIERPSSLKSINAGQLGGLSGQPLFQRSTQLVAKVYKWTEGKIPIIGVGGIFSGRDAYNKILAGASAVQLYTAFIYHGPPIVIRVKQELEELLKADGYDSVQQAVGKGVDRILQS